The following DNA comes from Hevea brasiliensis isolate MT/VB/25A 57/8 unplaced genomic scaffold, ASM3005281v1 Scaf610, whole genome shotgun sequence.
atttaaaattaaatttgataagttttaattataaaaatattaaaataataaaataaaatttttaattattttttaaacaatatctaaaatgatatttttattcaaaaaaataattttggacATTCGAACGCAATATCAAACAGGACAAAAGTAATATAGaacataattaatatatatatgatAGATTGTCTTTAGGTCTTCAATTGGTaggtaaattatttatatttattcattattaattataattaaattttatcacaATGAGTATATAACATAAATAGTTACAATTAACTAGTTGTTAATAAAGACgctcattataaaaaaaaataattaaaaaaaaagattaatagaagttgaatttttaatttcttataatatgCCATGTTAGTAGTAAAAAATAATCTAATTATTATTACACTTAATTAAACTATAATTCCACATCTTAAATTTCACTTTGCAtcctaaaataaaaataagatttCATTTTATATACctgttaatgctcaaaatctattATAAAGCTGGTAATAAATTCTATAAACGGATGTTTTATGGGatagagattaaaaaaaaaaaaaaaaaaaggaaaaaagaggcTATTTTCACTAATTTCCCATAATAACCCTGTCCTTCGTCACGGGTCACGACTTTCTGTTTATGGATGAAACGCAGAAGGCTCCTTTCGTGAATTTAATCTGAAGTAGGGACATTGCTGTCCGATCAAAAGATATATAAGAATTCCTCGATCCTTGCTTGCCATTAGGAGGGAAAACAGAAACAGAGAAACTGCAAGAACTGAGATTTCGCAATTTTCGCTGTTTCTCCTTAGTTTTCTCCATTAACccgtaaaagaaaagaaaaaaaagcttAGCTTCTCTGTGTTTGTTTCCTTCGAGAATTCTTGGAAGAAAATGGCTACTCTCAGTGTGCCAGATATTGTTCCTTCTCCAACCCAAGACTGCGAGGGACTCAGAAATGCTGTTCGAGGTTTCTCTGTGCTTatttatccaaaatacatatagctaatgttctttttttttttctttgatttattTCTTGTCTGCGTGTTTTTAATCTACCATGTTTTGaaataattatttgtgtttattatgGATATGAACATATATAATGTCTCTGCTATTTTCTCTTTCTGGGTTCTTTGAATTTCTTGATTTTCCTtatcaatatttaaaaaaattttccccATAAATTCCTCTGAGAGGATAGGAGCTTAAAAGGTGATAGTTTGACCTGATTTTCAATTTATGAGCTCTTATTTAATAGGCCGACTGAATATTTTCTTAGTGAAAGTAAATTCTTCTGTTGTTTTTGGGTGATTGGTTATAGGATTACGGACAGATGGGAAGGCGATTATACATATATTAGGACGCAGAAATGCAAGTCAAAGGAGGAAAATCAGAGACACCTATCAGCAGCTTTACAATGAATCTCTAATTGATTGTCTCCATTCTGAGCTGTCTGGTGACTATAgagtatgattttttttttatcccttcATTTTAATTCATGGGCATGTTTTCTAGATTATATTTTTCTGAGTAGCTGTTTCACCTAGAGCAATTAGTATCATAGTTTATTGAAGGATGGAGAATTTGGTTTCATTTTTGTAGACCAATCACCATATTCATATCTAACAACTTGAAGCTTTAATGCCTTACAGAAAGCAGTAATTCTGTGGACCTATGATCCTCCGGAAAGGGATGCAAAATTGGCAAATGAAGCATTGAAAGCAAAGAAGAAAGGCACAAAAGAATTGCAAGTGATAGTTGAGATAGCTTGTGCAAATACTCCTCACCATCTACAGGCAGTAAGGCAGGCCTACTGTTCTCTTTTTGATTGCTCCCTTGAAGAAGACATTGCATCTAAAGTCTCTTTGCCCCTTAGAAAAGTAAGGCAATCCCACTCATAAGCAGGCAACATTGAATTTTACTATATGAGAATTCATTTTTACAGTTCAGAGGTGACGGCATGAATTCTATGAGTTGATAAGCTTTATGTAAATTACCAAGTGaacaagtgaaaaaaaaaatgataaggaATTTTGTAGGAATTAGAAAAAGTTTGATTTCAAGAAGTTTCTCAGTAAATATTAACCTTTGATATGTAATTACTGTCAACATTTTTGAACTAGATTCTCAAAAACTAACGCAAGAGTGAAAATTCCAGAGCTCATATTtggctagaattagaaagaagaaaagctttgaaaaattgaaaaaaaaaatgattttaaaatcttaCTTCTCTTTGGTGGATTTCATTTTAAACACTGATCTTTGTTGCATTAGATGTGTGGTTTAGGCATGAGCTTTGTGCATCTGCAATGATCAAAAAACCTTTATGATGTTCTTAGAGGGTTTATAGTATTCAAGTAACACCAATATATGCATTGCACAGCTCTTGGTGCGCTTGGTAAGCTCTTACAGGTACGACCAAGAACTGGTGGATATGAATATATCCATCTCAGAGGCAGCTAAATTGCATGAAGCCATCAAAAGAAAGCAACTAGATCATGATGATATAGTGTATGTTCTCAGTACTAGGAATTTGTATCAGCTTAGAGCCACATTCAAGTGCTATCAGCAAAACTTTGGAAATCCCATTGATCAGGTTCAGCTTCTGCAATTTAGCTAGTTTAATTTTAAaacatcattttttttaaaaaaaaaaaagaaatttttaatgGGAATTTTTGTTCCTTTGCAGGACATAAAGAGGTGTGGAAATGGTGAATTGGAATCTCTGTTAAGAGTAGTAATTTGGTGCATACAATTTCCAGAAAAACACTTTGCTGAGGTGATTGATTTAGTTCCGTTTGTGGTTAATATTACTTTGGTGATAATTTCATTTCCTTATTCTTTCGTTTGCTTCTGATTTTTGATATGATAAAGAAGTGTCTATGGAGAAAATTGAacatcttttaaaatatttttgagcTCAATAACAATGGTTAAAGTTTTAACAGGTCATTCGAACTTCCATCATTGGGCTTGGGACAGATGAAGATTCACTGACTAGAGCGATTGTGACTCGAGCTGAAATTGACACAATGAAAATCAGGGGGGAGTATTTCAACATCTACAAAACTAATCTTGATGGTGATGTTACTGGCGACACTTCAGGGGATTACAGGGATTTCTTGATGACCTTGCTTGGTGCTAGAATCtgatattttattttcaatacaTATCTGTAATAAAAGTTGTAAACTGGTTGGATCAGAACTGAAACTCTACTGTTCAGTTGTGATTCTAATTTGATGGTCTGTACGTAAACCTCATCAACCCCTTTGTTTGCTCTATATGAAAGATGATGTTTTCTTTACCAGGTGAGCCACAGGAGATAAGAATAAGATTTTCTCATATGGTAGTATTTTTAACTCAATTTTCATATATTTAGATAAAATTCCTTTCTCTACAGACTTTGTTCCCTTCGGAATAAATCACTTATAATaaaagaattcaatttaattttcacataactattttttatttttattccttttaaaaagaaaattttttaaccTATAAAGAATTGAATGAAATCTTAATCTTCAGAAAAAAAacctttaattaataaaaaaaagaagaagaaggcagcatTCAGATCTTACCTCCTGGCCTTGGGCTCTCACTGCTTTCTTTAAAATATAGACGTTTTAAAAGAGAATGGTCACGTGCAAATCTTTTTCTTTAACAACTGTAAGCCAACACATTATGCCCAAATCCAAGGGACAAGGATTTTTGTGAGGTCCTCCAATTGTCTCCTCGTCATGTCTTGTCGGCTATCATTAGCGGATTTCCTCATTCTCATCCAGACTTTTTGGAATGGTGATTTAGTTATTTTTTCTCCATAGATTTTAAACACGTTTAGATGCTGTCTTAGAGATCAATTAAATGGAATTTCATCGAAGTGTAACATTGATTTTTGAAAGAGTTAGGCCAtctttagaaaaataattaacaaattaCAAGTTTTTAACTTGAATCATACGAAAATACTATGATTTCAGGTCTCcaaattttttcaatttattgAAAACAATGTCAATCCTAAAAGTTAATTTATTAGTAACTTCTTATTAGTTTTGTTTGTAAAAGAGAATAATCATGAGGTCATAATCAAAGTATTCTTGAGGGAATTCAAATCCAGAAAATTTGTTAAGGTCAACGGTGTTCGTGCTTTTAATCTTTGACAAATTCTACCAATTGCCATTTGCTCTTTTGGATCAATTGGCCTATTTATTAAAGTTCTTTTAATCATCACAATAAAGAATGGACTGGAGAATTTGGTACATGTAAAGCCAGCTTTCACACTGTAAGTAATTGACATTGCTAACTTCTTTTGATTAAGAACACCTGAACTATtttgaaat
Coding sequences within:
- the LOC110666563 gene encoding annexin D3 isoform X1: MATLSVPDIVPSPTQDCEGLRNAVRGLRTDGKAIIHILGRRNASQRRKIRDTYQQLYNESLIDCLHSELSGDYRKAVILWTYDPPERDAKLANEALKAKKKGTKELQVIVEIACANTPHHLQAVRQAYCSLFDCSLEEDIASKVSLPLRKLLVRLVSSYRYDQELVDMNISISEAAKLHEAIKRKQLDHDDIVYVLSTRNLYQLRATFKCYQQNFGNPIDQDIKRCGNGELESLLRVVIWCIQFPEKHFAEVIRTSIIGLGTDEDSLTRAIVTRAEIDTMKIRGEYFNIYKTNLDGDVTGDTSGDYRDFLMTLLGARI
- the LOC110666563 gene encoding annexin D3 isoform X2; the protein is MLFEDRSLKGLRTDGKAIIHILGRRNASQRRKIRDTYQQLYNESLIDCLHSELSGDYRKAVILWTYDPPERDAKLANEALKAKKKGTKELQVIVEIACANTPHHLQAVRQAYCSLFDCSLEEDIASKVSLPLRKLLVRLVSSYRYDQELVDMNISISEAAKLHEAIKRKQLDHDDIVYVLSTRNLYQLRATFKCYQQNFGNPIDQDIKRCGNGELESLLRVVIWCIQFPEKHFAEVIRTSIIGLGTDEDSLTRAIVTRAEIDTMKIRGEYFNIYKTNLDGDVTGDTSGDYRDFLMTLLGARI